The Enterobacter asburiae genome window below encodes:
- a CDS encoding YciZ family protein produces the protein MSTIDAQAVAQRIDTVLDILVAGDYHSAIRNLEILKSELLAQNGADNAPENGQPKAPWEV, from the coding sequence ATGTCGACTATTGACGCACAAGCTGTAGCACAACGAATTGATACCGTGCTGGATATCCTGGTGGCGGGCGATTATCACTCTGCAATCCGTAATCTCGAGATCCTGAAGTCTGAACTTCTTGCTCAGAATGGTGCTGACAATGCGCCAGAAAACGGACAGCCAAAAGCGCCGTGGGAAGTTTAA
- a CDS encoding crotonase/enoyl-CoA hydratase family protein yields MTVINQPTCTLFTDTERFTQLSGYYEAERHTVWMMLRAQPRPCFNHALIEEIMNFSWLVRQSGFAVDFWVTGSLVPEMYNAGGDLQFFVECIQNGRREALRAYARACVDCVHAASRGFDTGAITLAMVEGSALGGGFEAALAHHFVLAQRDARLGFPEIAFNLFPGMGGYSLVARRAGMKLAEELIYKGESHTAEWYEQHGLVDVLFEPGQSYVSTRTFIDTLRPKLNGVRAMLRARTRVLQLPRSELMDITEDWVDAAFCLEPKDIAYMERLVTLQNRHHAAGLRKAS; encoded by the coding sequence ATGACAGTTATCAATCAGCCTACCTGCACACTGTTTACCGATACTGAACGGTTCACGCAGCTGTCAGGGTATTACGAGGCGGAGCGTCACACGGTCTGGATGATGCTGCGGGCTCAGCCACGTCCTTGCTTTAACCATGCGTTAATAGAGGAGATCATGAACTTTTCATGGCTGGTTCGCCAGTCTGGGTTTGCGGTTGATTTTTGGGTAACCGGATCGCTGGTTCCCGAGATGTACAATGCGGGCGGGGATTTACAGTTCTTCGTCGAGTGCATTCAGAACGGACGTCGGGAAGCGTTACGGGCGTACGCTCGCGCCTGCGTTGATTGCGTCCATGCGGCCTCGCGGGGGTTTGATACGGGAGCCATTACTCTGGCAATGGTCGAAGGCAGTGCGTTAGGGGGCGGGTTTGAGGCCGCTCTGGCACACCATTTCGTCCTGGCTCAGCGCGATGCCCGTTTAGGTTTCCCGGAGATTGCCTTCAACCTGTTTCCGGGGATGGGAGGATATTCCCTGGTTGCGCGCCGTGCAGGCATGAAGCTGGCGGAGGAACTCATCTACAAAGGGGAATCCCATACGGCTGAATGGTACGAACAGCACGGGCTGGTGGATGTCCTGTTTGAACCCGGACAAAGCTATGTTTCCACCCGAACCTTCATCGATACGCTGCGGCCAAAACTGAATGGCGTAAGGGCGATGCTGCGCGCCCGTACGCGCGTTCTGCAATTGCCCCGCAGTGAACTGATGGACATCACGGAAGACTGGGTAGATGCCGCTTTCTGCCTGGAGCCGAAAGATATCGCTTACATGGAGCGTCTGGTCACGCTGCAAAATCGCCATCACGCGGCGGGCCTGCGTAAAGCCAGTTAA
- the osmB gene encoding osmotically-inducible lipoprotein OsmB → MTLTSKKLAAAVLAITVAMSLSACSNWSQRDRNTAIGAGAGALGGAVLTDGSTLGTLGGAAVGGIIGHQVGK, encoded by the coding sequence ATGACCTTAACCAGCAAAAAATTAGCCGCCGCTGTTCTGGCAATCACTGTAGCAATGTCCCTGAGCGCGTGCTCTAACTGGTCTCAACGTGACCGTAACACCGCTATTGGTGCCGGTGCCGGTGCTCTCGGTGGTGCAGTATTAACGGATGGTAGTACGCTGGGTACATTAGGTGGCGCTGCTGTCGGTGGTATTATCGGTCACCAGGTTGGCAAATAA
- the pyrF gene encoding orotidine-5'-phosphate decarboxylase, translating to MTSVTSSTSRVITDSPVVVALDYNKRDAALAFVDGIDPRDCRLKVGKEMFTLFGPQIVRDLQQRGFDVFLDLKFHDIPNTTAHAVAAAAELGVWMVNVHASGGARMMTAAREALLQFGKDAPLLIAVTVLTSMDENDLRDLGVTLSPAEHAERLARLTQHCGLDGVVCSAQEAVRFKSALGQDFKLVTPGIRPAGSDVGDQRRIMTPEQALAAGVDYMVIGRPVTQSANPAETLKAINASLKKGA from the coding sequence ATGACGTCTGTTACATCCTCCACTTCCCGCGTAATTACGGATTCTCCTGTTGTTGTTGCGCTTGATTACAATAAGCGTGACGCCGCACTGGCGTTTGTCGACGGCATCGACCCTCGCGACTGCCGTCTGAAAGTTGGCAAAGAGATGTTCACGCTGTTTGGACCGCAAATCGTTCGCGATCTGCAGCAGCGCGGCTTTGACGTTTTCCTCGATCTGAAATTCCACGATATCCCGAATACCACGGCGCACGCCGTTGCCGCAGCCGCAGAGCTGGGCGTATGGATGGTCAACGTCCATGCATCGGGTGGGGCAAGAATGATGACGGCCGCCCGCGAGGCGCTCCTGCAGTTCGGTAAAGATGCACCGCTGCTGATTGCGGTCACGGTGCTGACCAGTATGGACGAAAACGATCTTCGCGACCTGGGCGTGACGTTGTCACCCGCCGAGCATGCCGAACGTCTCGCACGTCTGACGCAGCATTGCGGCCTGGATGGCGTTGTTTGCTCCGCGCAGGAAGCGGTACGTTTCAAATCAGCGCTGGGCCAGGATTTTAAACTGGTCACGCCAGGGATCCGCCCTGCAGGCAGCGACGTGGGCGATCAGCGCCGCATTATGACGCCTGAGCAGGCGCTGGCTGCTGGCGTTGACTATATGGTCATCGGGCGTCCGGTGACGCAATCTGCCAACCCGGCTGAGACGCTTAAGGCTATCAATGCATCGCTGAAAAAGGGGGCGTAA
- the yciH gene encoding stress response translation initiation inhibitor YciH, producing MTDSNSRLVYSTDSGRIDEPKAKVERPKGDGIVRIQRQTSGRKGKGVCLISGIDLDDAELAKLAAELKKKCGCGGAVKDGIIEIQGDKRDLIKSLLEAKGMKVKLAGG from the coding sequence ATGACCGATTCCAACAGCCGTCTGGTCTATTCAACCGATAGCGGGCGTATAGACGAGCCGAAAGCGAAAGTGGAACGTCCAAAGGGGGACGGCATCGTTCGGATCCAGCGTCAAACCAGTGGACGAAAAGGGAAAGGGGTTTGCCTTATCTCCGGCATTGACCTGGATGATGCTGAACTGGCAAAGCTGGCGGCCGAGTTAAAAAAGAAATGTGGCTGCGGCGGCGCCGTGAAAGACGGCATTATTGAAATCCAGGGAGATAAGCGCGATTTAATAAAATCTCTGCTGGAAGCCAAAGGTATGAAAGTCAAACTGGCAGGCGGTTAA
- the yciT gene encoding DNA-binding transcriptional regulator YciT, translated as MNSRQQLILQMVIDQGRVSVVDLAKTTGVSEVTIRQDLNLLEKQSYLRRAHGYAVPLDSDDVETRMMNNYALKRELAEFAASLVNNGETVFIENGSSNALLARTLADQKDVTIITVSSYIAHLLKETRCEVILLGGIYQKKSESMVGPLTRQYVQQVHFSKAFIGIDGWQPETGFTGRDMMRSDVVNAVLEKECEAIVLTDSSKFGAVHPYTMGPVSRFSRVITDERLSDAHRNKLEDNGLIVNIIKTTA; from the coding sequence ATGAATTCCCGACAACAACTTATTTTGCAGATGGTCATCGATCAGGGACGCGTAAGCGTAGTCGATCTCGCTAAAACCACTGGCGTTTCTGAAGTCACCATCCGTCAGGATCTTAATCTGCTGGAAAAACAGAGCTACCTGCGTCGCGCGCACGGATATGCTGTCCCGCTGGACAGTGACGACGTCGAAACGCGCATGATGAATAACTACGCGCTCAAACGTGAACTGGCGGAGTTTGCCGCGTCCCTGGTGAACAACGGCGAGACCGTCTTTATTGAAAACGGCAGCAGTAATGCCCTTCTGGCGCGCACGCTTGCCGATCAAAAAGACGTTACCATCATCACCGTCAGCAGCTATATCGCGCATTTGCTCAAAGAGACGCGCTGCGAGGTGATTCTGCTGGGCGGTATTTACCAGAAAAAAAGTGAAAGCATGGTAGGCCCGCTGACCCGTCAGTATGTCCAGCAGGTTCATTTCAGCAAGGCCTTTATCGGGATTGACGGCTGGCAGCCGGAGACAGGTTTTACCGGCCGGGATATGATGCGCTCTGACGTGGTGAATGCCGTGCTGGAAAAAGAGTGTGAAGCCATTGTGCTGACCGACAGTTCTAAATTTGGCGCCGTTCACCCTTATACGATGGGCCCCGTTTCACGCTTTAGCCGCGTGATTACCGACGAACGGTTGAGCGACGCGCACCGTAATAAGCTGGAAGATAACGGGCTGATCGTCAATATTATTAAAACGACCGCCTGA